One segment of Solanum stenotomum isolate F172 chromosome 1, ASM1918654v1, whole genome shotgun sequence DNA contains the following:
- the LOC125853591 gene encoding receptor-like protein 9DC3, which produces MDCVKLVLFMLYTFLGQLVFSLSSPHLCPEDQALALLQFKNMFPINPNASDYCFKFKEFHSYPKSLTWNRSTDCCSWDGVHCDKMTGQAIELNLTCSGLQGKFHSNCSLFQLSNLKRIDLSFNNFTGSLISPKFGDFSSLTHLDLTVTSFSGQIPSEISHLSKLHDLRISNVYPYELRFGPHNFESLLKNLTQLRELHLHDVNISSTIPLNISSYLTNLRLPLTELRGVLPERVLHLSDLEFLDLSENPQLTVRFPTTKWNSSASLIYLNLYDVNINGRIPESFSYLTSLHDLNMGYSNLSGPIPKPLWNITNIEILEFSSNNLTGPIPTNVSGLQNLQWLKLSSNHLNGTIPSWIFSLPSLTVLNLRNNTFSEKIQEFKSNTLLEVDLRQNQLQGPLPNSLLKQPNLKFLLLSHNNISGQIASTICNLKTLTALDLGSNNLEGTIPQCLVEMNEYLWNLDLSNNSLSGTINTNFSVGNDLTIISLHGNKLTGKVPRSLINCKYLRLLDLGNNQLNDTFPNWLGYLPDLKILSLRSNKFHGPIKSSGNTNLFARLQILDLSSNGFSGNLPISLFGNLQAMKQIDERTRTPEYVSDQYAGYYDYLMTITTKGHEYDCVQILDSNMIIDLSKNRFEGHIPSIIGDLVELRTLNLSHNVLEGHIPASLQNLSVLESLDLSSNKISGGIPPQLASLTFLAVLNLSHNHLVGCIPKGKQFDTFENSSYQGNDGLRGLPLSKHCGGDGRVPQATIPAEQDQEEEEDSPIISWQAVLMGYGCGLVIGLSIIYIMLSTQYPTWFSRMVLKLEHRMITRMKRHKKRY; this is translated from the exons ATGGATTGTGTAAAACTTGTATTGTTTATGCTATATACCTTTCTCGGTCAACTTGTTTTCTCCTTATCCTCACCTCATTTGTGCCCCGAAGATCAAGCTCTTGCTCTTCTACAATTCAAGAACATGTTTCCCATTAATCCTAATGCTTCTGattattgttttaaatttaaagaGTTTCATTCATATCCGAAAAGTCTTACATGGAATAGGAGCACAGATTGTTGCTCATGGGATGGAGTACATTGTGACAAGATGACGGGACAGGCGATTGAGCTCAACCTCACTTGCAGCGGACTTCAAGGCAAGTTTCATTCCAATTGTAGCCTCTTTCAACTTTCCAATCTCAAAAGGATTGATTTGTCTTTTAATAATTTCACTGGATCGCTCATTTCACCTAAATTTGGTGACTTCTCCAGTTTAACACATCTTGATCTAACAGTTACAAGTTTTTCGGGTCAAATTCCTTCTGAAATATCTCATCTTTCAAAATTACACGATCTTCGTATCTCTAATGTTTATCCATATGAGCTTAGATTCGGACCTCACAATTTTGAATCGCTCCTTAAGAACTTGACCCAATTAAGAGAGCTCCACCTTCACGATGTGAACATCTCTTCCACCATTCCTCTGAATATCTCTTCTTATTTAACAAATCTACGGCTTCCATTAACAGAGTTACGTGGGGTATTGCCCGAAAGAGTTCTCCACCTTTCCGATTTAGAATTCCTTGATTTATCAGAAAATCCCCAGCTCACTGTTAGGTTTCCCACAACCAAATGGAATAGCAGTGCATCACTCATATACTTAAATCTCTATGATGTGAATATTAATGGTAGGATACCTGAATCATTTAGCTATCTAACTTCACTTCATGACTTGAACATGGGTTATTCTAATCTGTCAGGGCCTATTCCTAAACCTCTATGGAATATCACCAACATAGAGA TATTAGAGTTTTCATCCAATAACCTAACTGGTCCAATTCCAACTAATGTAAGTGGACTACAAAACCTACAATGGCTCAAATTGTCATCAAACCACTTGAATGGGACTATACCTTCCTGGATATTCTCCCTTCCTTCACTGACAGTGTTAAACTTGAGAAATAACACTTTCAGTGAAAAAATTCAGGAGTTCAAGTCCAACACATTGTTGGAAGTTGATCTAAGACAAAATCAGCTGCAAGGTCCTTTACCAAATTCACTCCTAAAACAGCCAAACCTAAAATTTCTTCTCCTTTCACACAATAATATTAGTGGACAGATTGCTTCAACTATCTGCAATCTGAAAACACTAACAGCTTTGGACTTAGGAAGTAACAATTTGGAGGGAACAATCCCACAATGTTTGGTTGAGATGAATGAATACCTTTGGAATTTGGATTTGAGCAACAACAGTCTTAGTGGGACTATCAATACAAATTTTAGTGTTGGAAACGATCTCACGATCATTAGCTTGCATGGGAATAAGCTAACGGGGAAAGTCCCACGATCTTTGATCAATTGCAAGTACTTGAGACTTCTTGATCTAGGTAACAATCAGTTGAATGACACATTTCCAAACTGGTTGGGATACCTACCTGATTTGAAGATTTTAAGCTTGAGATCAAATAAGTTTCATGGTCCCATTAAATCTTCAGGGAATACAAACTTGTTTGCGCGGCTTCAAATTCTGGATCTATCATCCAATGGATTTAGTGGTAATTTACCAATAAGTCTTTTTGGGAATTTGCAAGCCATGAAGCAAATTGATGAGCGTACAAGAACCCCAGAGTATGTTTCTGATCAATATGCTGGTTATTATGATTATTTGATGACAATTACAACAAAGGGACATGAGTATGATTGTGTTCAAATTTTGGATTCTAACATGATTATCGATCTCTCAAAAAACCGATTTGAAGGTCATATTCCAAGCATTATTGGAGATCTCGTTGAACTTCGTACCTTGAACTTATCTCATAATGTCTTGGAAGGTCATATACCAGCATCATTGCAAAATTTATCTGTACTCGAATCATTGGATCTCTCATCTAACAAAATCAGCGGAGGAATTCCACCACAACTTGCATCCCTCACGTTTCTTGCAGTCTTAAATCTCTCTCACAATCATCTTGTTGGATGCATCCCCAAAGGAAAACAATTTGATACGTTTGAGAATAGTTCATACCAAGGGAATGATGGGTTACGTGGACTGCCACTCTCAAAACATTGTGGTGGTGATGGTAGGGTACCACAAGCAACAATTCCAGCTGAGcaagatcaagaagaagaagaagattcaccAATAATCAGTTGGCAGGCGGTTCTCATGGGTTACGGTTGTGGTCTAGTTATTGGACTGTCTATAATATACATAATGTTGTCAACTCAATATCCAACATGGTTTTCGAGGATGGTATTGAAATTGGAACACAGAATGATTACGAGAATGAAAAGGCACAAGAaaagatattag
- the LOC125853593 gene encoding receptor-like protein Cf-9, which yields MGYVKLVFFMLYSFLCQLAFSSSSPHLCPKYQALALLQFKNMFSINPDASYACFGNTGIQSYPRTLSWNKSTNCCSWDGVHCDKTTRQVIELDLRCSQLQGKFHSNSSLFQLSNLKRLDLSYNNFSGSLISPKFGEFSSLTHLDLSRSSFTGLIPSEISHLSKLHVLRISNLYGYGLGFGPHNFELLLKNLTQLRELNLDYVNISSTIPLNFSSYLTTLQLPYTDLRGVLSERVFHLSNIESLDLSENPQLAVRFPTTTWNSSASLKKLHLYNVNFTGRIPESFSHLTSLHELDMGYTNLSGPIPKPLWNLTNIEILYLDNNHLEGPISQFSRFGKLKVFRLGNNNFDGQLEFLSFNRSWTQLERLDFSSNYLTGPIPSNVSGLQNLQSLYLSSNYLNGTIPSWIFSLPSLTVFNLSSNTFSGKIQEFKSKTLRIVSLNQNKLEGPIPKSLLNQQFLLALLLSHNNISGHISSAICNLKTLILLNLRSNNLEGTIPQCLGEMSTVQILDLSNNSLSGTINTTFSIENQLIIIKLGRNKLEGKVPPSLINCKYLELLDLGNNELNDTFPKWLGDLPNLKVLTLRSNKFNGPIRTNNLFAQIRVIDLSSNGFSGDLPLSLFENFQAMKINDENSGTREYVADTYSYYYRCFLIVTTKGLDQELPRVLTTQIIIDLSRNRFEGHIPSIIGDLIGLRTLNLSHNVLEGHIPASFQHLSVLESLDLSSNKISGAIPPQLASLTSLAVLNLSHNHLVGCIPKGKQFDTFENSSYQGNDGLRGLPPSRDCGRDDMVPQETIPVELAQEEEEDSPMISWQAVLMGYGCGLVIGLSVIYIMLSTRYPTWFSRMFVKLEHKITTRMKRHKKRY from the coding sequence ATGGGTTATGTAAAACTTGTATTTTTTATGCTATATTCCTTTCTTTGTCAACTTGCTTTCTCCTCATCCTCACCTCATTTGTGCCCCAAATATCAAGCTCTTGCTCTTCTACAATTCAAGAACATGTTTTCCATTAATCCTGATGCTTCTTATGCTTGTTTCGGCAATACAGGGATTCAGTCATATCCAAGAACTCTTTCTTGGAACAAGAGCACAAATTGCTGCTCATGGGATGGAGTTCATTGTGACAAGACGACAAGACAAGTTATTGAGCTTGATCTCCGTTGCAGCCAACTTCAAGGCAAGTTTCATTCCAACAGTAGcctctttcaactctccaatCTCAAAAGGCTTGATCTGTCTTATAATAATTTCTCTGGATCGCTCATTTCACCTAAATTTGGTGAGTTCTCTAGTTTGACGCATCTTGATTTGTCGCGTTCAAGTTTTACAGGTCTAATCCCTTCTGAAATCTCTCACCTTTCTAAACTACACGTTCTTCGTATTTCGAATCTTTATGGATATGGGCTTGGATTTGGACCTCATAATTTTGAATTGCTCCTGAAGAACTTGACCCAATTAAGAGAGCTCAACCTTGACTATGTGAACATCTCTTCCACCATTCCTCTgaatttctcttcttatttaacAACTCTACAGCTTCCATACACAGACTTACGTGGGGTATTGTCCGAAAGAGTTTTCCACCTTTCCAACATAGAATCTCTCGATTTATCTGAAAATCCCCAGCTCGCAGTTAGGTTTCCCACAACTACATGGAATAGCAGTGCATCACTTAAGAAGTTACATCTCTATAATGTGAATTTTACTGGTAGGATACCTGAATCATTTAGCCATCTAACTTCACTTCATGAGTTGGACATGGGTTATACTAATCTGTCTGGGCCCATTCCTAAACCTCTATGGAATCTCACCAACATAGAGATTTTGTACCTTGACAATAACCATCTTGAAGGACCAATTTCCCAGTTCTCGAGATTTGGAAAGCTCAAGGTGTTTAGACTTGGAAATAACAACTTTGATGGCCAACTTGAGTTCTTATCCTTCAATAGAAGCTGGACGCAGCTTGAACGGCTAGATTTCTCGTCCAATTACCTAACTGGTCCAATTCCATCCAACGTAAGCGGACTGCAAAATCTACAATCACTCTACTTGTCATCAAACTACTTGAATGGGACTATACCTTCCTGGATATTCTCCCTTCCTTCACTGACAGTGTTTAACTTGAGCAGTAACACTTTCAGTGGAAAAATTCAGGAGTTCAAGTCCAAAACATTACGTATCGTTAGTCTAAACCAAAATAAGCTGGAAGGTCCTATTCCAAAGTCACTCCTAAACCAGCAGTTCCTACTAGCTCTTCTCCTTTCGCACAATAATATCAGTGGACATATTTCTTCAGCTATCTGCAATCTGAAAACATTAATACTACTAAATTTGAGAAGTAATAATTTGGAGGGAACAATCCCACAATGTTTGGGTGAGATGAGTACAGTTCAGATTTTGGATTTAAGCAACAATAGTCTTAGTGGGACAATTAATACAACTTTTAGTATTGAAAACCAACTCATCATCATTAAATTGGGCAGGAATAAGCTAGAGGGGAAAGTTCCACCATCTTTGATCAATTGTAAATATTTGGAACTTCTTGATTTAGGTAACAATGAGTTGAATGACACATTTCCAAAATGGTTGGGAGACCTACCTAATTTGAAGGTTTTAACGTTGAGATCAAATAAGTTCAATGGCCCTATAAGGACTAACAACTTGTTTGCTCAAATTCGAGTCATAGATCTCTCCTCCAATGGATTTAGTGGAGATTTACCATTGAGCCTTTTCGAGAATTTTCAAGCCATGAAAATAAATGATGAGAACAGTGGAACTCGAGAGTATGTAGCAGATACATATTCTTATTATTACAGATGTTTTTTGATAGTGACAACAAAGGGACTGGATCAGGAACTTCCTCGAGTTTTGACTACACAAATAATTATCGATCTTTCAAGGAATAGATTTGAAGGTCATATTCCAAGCATTATTGGAGATCTCATTGGACTTCGTACGTTGAACTTATCTCATAATGTCTTGGAAGGTCATATACCAGCTTCATTCCAACATTTATCTGTGCTCGAATCATTGGATCTCTCATCTAATAAAATCAGCGGAGCAATTCCACCACAACTTGCATCCCTCACATCTCTTGCAGTCTTAAATCTCTCTCACAATCATCTTGTTGGATGCATCCCCAAAGGAAAACAATTTGATACGTTTGAGAACAGTTCATACCAAGGAAATGATGGATTACGAGGATTGCCACCCTCAAGAGATTGTGGTCGTGATGATATGGTACCACAAGAGACAATTCCAGTTGAGCTAGCtcaagaagaggaagaagattCACCAATGATCAGTTGGCAGGCGGTTCTCATGGGTTATGGTTGTGGACTAGTTATTGGACTGTCTGTAATATACATAATGTTGTCAACTCGATATCCAACATGGTTTTCGAGGATGTTTGTGAAATTGGAACACAAAATTACTACAAGAATGAAAAGGCACAAGAAAAGATATTAG